In Podarcis muralis chromosome 14, rPodMur119.hap1.1, whole genome shotgun sequence, one genomic interval encodes:
- the COXFA4L3 gene encoding normal mucosa of esophagus-specific gene 1 protein translates to MANMGFFQLLMKKKELIPLIGFAGLAGCFAIYSSWHSLRKPDVVFNKSGNQEPWQDVDFTKPQKHITLNQQWKPIEELEKVRKITKG, encoded by the exons ATGGCGAATATGGGATTCTTTCAGCTGCTGATGAAGAAGAAGGAG CTGATTCCTCTGATTGGATTTGCGGGACTTGCTGGATGCTTCGCAATCTATTCCAGCTGGCACTCTCTGAGAAAACCTGATGTAGT TTTTAATAAGTCTGGCAACCAAGAACCATGGCAAGATGTGGATTTTACCAAGCCCCAGAAG CATATAACATTAAACCAGCAATGGAAGCCCATTGAAGAGCTGGAGAAAGTAAGAAAAATAACAAAGGGATGA
- the LOC114584558 gene encoding normal mucosa of esophagus-specific gene 1 protein-like, with amino-acid sequence MANKGFFQLLMKKKELIPLIGFVSFAGFGATFAGWNALRKPDLILSKSDPEPWQYVDPTKPQKHLTINQQWKPIEELETVREMTKR; translated from the exons ATGGCAAACAAGGGATTCTTCCAGCTGCTGATGAAGAAGAAGGAA CTTATTCCTCTGATCGGGTTTGTGAGCTTTGCTGGATTCGGAGCTACCTTCGCTGGCTGGAACGCGCTGAGAAAACCCGATCTGAT TTTAAGCAAGTCTGACCCAGAACCGTGGCAATATGTGGATCCTACCAAACCCCAGAAG CATCTAACAATCAACCAGCAATGGAAGCCCATAGAAGAGCTGGAGACAGTTCGAGAAATGACGAAGCGATGA